In Pirellulaceae bacterium, the sequence GTGTCGAAGTCGTTTGAAGTTGCCAGTATGCGTGTCAAAATCACTGAAAGAAACACCCACACAGCGAACACCCGCATCAATCAATCGTCTTGCGAGCAATAGCTTCAACGTTGCCTGCTCATCATCATTTGTTGAAAAGCGTTGGACGCCCGTTGGGTTAGTGATGTACTTCTGCATTACCGCTGGATCTTCGCGACTCACGTCTAATGCGTTTGCAAGGGTTCCGGAAGTCAAGATTCCAGCGGCCTGTTGATGGAACTGATCCATCGCCTCCATCATGCCTTGATCATCAATTTCACGACGGATCCGATCAAGTCGACTGAGTAACACGTCACGCGCTTGTAAACGTTTAGCGTCAATACTGGCGTGGAGTTCGAGTTCTGTGGTGTGGTTTTGCCCCAAGGCTGCCAATTCGCCTTTCATGGCTTCTTCCAATGGTCGCGAGAACATCTGTGAGATGTCGGGGCGGAACGGTTGGTACGCGGGACCCAAAAAGCCAGGGCGAGCACTATTGCGCACTAGCGGTCGGCCCTGCATCATGTCGACAAAGGTCGGAACGTCTGCATGACCGCTGAATCTTTGGTTTAACACGCAACCCATGGCGGGTCGCCCACCTATATTCTGTAAGTCCTTGGCTGAAAAACCCGATTGGCATTGGAACGCGTCGTGCCGATTATCGGCACCAACCAGTGAACGTAGAAAGGAAAAGTCACGCGCTGATCGTGCCATTTGCGGCATCAATTCGTTGATCTGAAAGCCTGGGATCGCTGTCGGTATCGATCGAAATTCGCCACGTACCTCCAACGGAGCTTGGGGTTTCATATCGATCATGTCCATCTGGGGCGGACCCCCATCCAGATGAATGTTAATGATTGACTTGCCGCTGGAAGAAATTCCAGCCGAGGCCTCGGCACGTAGCAGGTCGGACAACTTCAGTCCGCCTATCCCGAGAGCACCGGCTAACAGGAATGATCTCCGCGTGCGTTTGTCGCAATTGTGATATGGCTTTCCAAGCAAATGTAACATTGGATCTGCCCTGAATTAAGCGGCGGGGGAGGCGTTGGCTGGACGCACATTTTAACCGCCTGGTTAACGTCTTCCAACCGATTTTGTCCCCAGATGACGGCCGTTGGAGGGGAAATGAGGGGGGTTCCTGGCAAAGTGAACGATTTGTGCCGAAAATCGATATCCTCCAGCTTCTGATTTGATGGCCTCTTCCTGAGTGGTGGACGGATTACCCTTTCGTCATCGACGAATGACTCTTGAGGATTTTTGACTGGCGAGCCGGGATGATTGGACTTTTGCTCAACGGCTTCTTCGCGGTTGCGCTCTCAAGTCGGCCCGTGACTCGTCAAAGTCGGGCCGGTAATCCGTTTGGGGGGAGTTGTGAATCAATAATGCTCGCTTGTGTTGATTTTCGCGAGACGGCGGATGGAACGAATGGATGCAGAACATCGACGTCAGACCGCTGTGGTGGTAGGCGTTAACCTCGAAAGAGGGGCAATTGCCGCGCCACGAAAAACGGTGGGAGCAATAGGGTGGACCACTTTTACTTCGCCCCGACTCACAACACCGAGAGTCCGCATGGTGCGAGTAGTTAACATGGGCCACCGTCGTGCGACGGTTTCCAATCTCTAACGGGTCCGGCTGAGCTTCGGCGCAATGAGACAACAAGAGAGTTCTTCTGGAGGTTCGGGAATTCTGGACAACTTGCTTTCTAAATTGTCAATCTCTGTTACCTTTAATCGTGTTGCATCCAAAGGTGCGGCAAACCAGGTGGGAATCAATTTGTAGGTTGCCTCTTTCGATTAACAGCGACTGTTGTCACTCAGGGTGACATCTACCGTTTTTCAAAAGGGCAGTTCATCCGTTCGCAATATGCGAGTGGAGAAGAACGGTGGCAGCCGTTGTCGACTTGTTTCGCGATTGGGGGCGGTGGTCGATCGCTTTAAGTAGCCCGAGTAACCTAAATGGCACTCCCTTGATTGTGGGGGGCGTGTGTGTTTTCACTGTTACGAGGTTTTTTGAAAGAATTTCCGCCAGTTATGCGTGACTTTTGCATCTTAGAATAACCGCGCTGAAGTGATCCAAGCGAAGGAGTTTTGAAATGCCGACGAATTCAACTGAAAGTTATGAGATGCTCGTTGAAAAACTTGAACGCATTCGTTTTCAACTGCAGCTTGCCGAAGCTCGTGTCCGAGCTGACAATCCGTCGATGGCTGACTTGTTAGCCGAGTTGGCGGACGAGACGGATAGTTCACTCGAAAAGCTTTGCGGACTTCACTAATCGGATACGAGAATTACCGATAGGGTCGCCAGCTTGGTGGGGAGATGCGAACAGCCGATCGAGGTTGTTTTTCCTGAGAGGGAGACGTTTGATTTTTGGAGCGTGAAGGTTGCCAGGGTTGTTGAGCCAGTCGCGATGCTTTCTCCGACTGTCGACGGTTTGCCTTTAGATTGGGGGAAGGCGCTCGGGGGGGCGCCGGTAAACTGGTCACCGATTTTTCTCCGCGCGCCGCTCGGCGACTCTTCGGAAGTAATTGTGTTTCAAATGGCGAAGAGGGAGACGCGTTGGCAATCGGATCTCGATTCGGATTTCGATTTGGACCGAGATCGATTTTTACATTTCGAGAAGCACCCAGTTGCCGTCCGTCGGTGGCATGATAGGTTGCGAACACTTTTAGCATCGCTTGCTCGGGAGGTTGGTTGGGCCAGGGCAGTTTCAAGTGAATGCCACGTCCCAACAGTGTCTTTTTCATGTAATCAACCGTTTCGACCGCGTTAAAGTCCCAGCGAGCAATCCGCGCATCAGCACTAGCTCGACGAGGGTCTTCAACGGTGATCGTCAGATCGCCAGGCAGCGGCAGGTACTGTCCCGCTGTGTTCTGTGGCTCAATCACCAGCAATAAACCGTCGTCGCCTGGTTGACCATCAAAATCATAGCCCCCCGACAAACGACTGTTCAAAACGATCCGAGCGACGTGCACGTCGCTGGCGGGAACTTCGCCACGAGTGATGTCTTCGAGATTCAGTGGTGGTGGATCGGGTAGATCAGCCGGTGCATTGTCGGCGGGGGCTTGAGTTGGTAACGGCTCAGCCGGGACGCGGAACCCTTCTGTCGACTCGGAGTCAGGCTGGAGAATGGAAGGTGCCTGCGCCTCTGTCCCGTTCCCAGTTGCTTCCAAGGAACCTTCCATCACCGATTCCTCGATCGCCGGAGGATCACTTGAAGTCGACGTGTCGTCCGCGTCGGGGCCCAGGTCGATTTCGGGAATCACGAGGTCCGATTCGTCAAACGTTTCTGCCTCGATCGCTGGACTCGGAGTGGGCACCGAACGGGAAGCTGGACTCTTGTCCTGCTTCAGTTCCTTCTTCAGCGCCTCGTTGTATCGTTGACTGGAGTCGAGCTTGGCTTGTGTATTCGCCAATTCGCGGTCCATCACGTACAGTTGGTCCTCCATCCATCGCAACTCACTTTCAAGGAGTTCGATCGATGAGTCAGTTCCCTTACAGCCCGATAGGATCAGGCTGAGGGCGAGGACGAAAAATAAATGCCGCACGTACACATCCATGTTTGTACGGGTCCCGAAAATGGTAGCTTGGGAAGTGAGTTGAACGACAGACTCGCCGAAACCGTTCCATCCATGTGACGGTCAAGGCAAGTGAGAAGCAGTGTGCTAGCAACGTGTTCAGCAAGAGTCAAAACTGCTGGCGATACCAGGTGACTATTTCTTG encodes:
- a CDS encoding DUF1501 domain-containing protein, with product MLHLLGKPYHNCDKRTRRSFLLAGALGIGGLKLSDLLRAEASAGISSSGKSIINIHLDGGPPQMDMIDMKPQAPLEVRGEFRSIPTAIPGFQINELMPQMARSARDFSFLRSLVGADNRHDAFQCQSGFSAKDLQNIGGRPAMGCVLNQRFSGHADVPTFVDMMQGRPLVRNSARPGFLGPAYQPFRPDISQMFSRPLEEAMKGELAALGQNHTTELELHASIDAKRLQARDVLLSRLDRIRREIDDQGMMEAMDQFHQQAAGILTSGTLANALDVSREDPAVMQKYITNPTGVQRFSTNDDEQATLKLLLARRLIDAGVRCVGVSFSDFDTHTGNFKRLRHILPILDHGLNALVTDLRERGKLDDVLIVIWGEFGRTPKVNAKAGRDHWPRVAMGMMAGGGLQHGQVIGTTDRWAGEVTSRAIHYQDVVATLYHHLGIDALATTITDPSGRPQYLLDRGQPIRELI